The following are encoded together in the Oceanobacillus zhaokaii genome:
- a CDS encoding MFS transporter, with amino-acid sequence MIKLTKKTNFLIFILAISCGSLAANIYYAQPIVQFIAKDLNISSDLSGLLTTFTQIGYGFGLFFIVPMADLFKSKKIIGTLIGLTIISLIGMLISTNGIIFTILTTIIGVGACAAQMLVPLTMRIVPIEETGKYVGKVMSGLLIGIMIARPLSIGIADWFGWRMVFLFSLITLVAVLLLIIKFLPNYEVVTSSNMSYPNLIASMVKLLINTSPLQQRAFYHACLFATFSLYWTTMPILLRSEPLNFSNNEIALIGFVAIAGALLTPTIGKLADKGYIFTMTNISMVLVLLSIVLLFFVQDHSLFSVILILISGISIDIGVSGNLLLGQKVIFGLKPEIRNRLNGLYMTIFFLGGAFGSWIGSFTYYKFNSEVALLIGTAFPLIALLVHLIKNNTINLSKTNSKYMP; translated from the coding sequence ATGATAAAGTTGACTAAAAAGACAAATTTTCTAATTTTTATTTTGGCTATTAGTTGTGGTTCACTTGCTGCTAATATTTATTATGCACAACCAATTGTACAATTCATTGCAAAAGATCTGAACATCTCTTCTGATTTATCTGGATTGCTCACTACTTTTACACAAATTGGGTATGGATTTGGCTTATTTTTCATCGTACCAATGGCTGACTTATTTAAAAGTAAGAAGATAATAGGAACTCTTATCGGACTTACTATTATTTCATTAATTGGTATGCTAATTTCGACAAATGGAATTATTTTTACTATATTAACAACCATAATTGGCGTTGGAGCCTGTGCGGCTCAAATGTTAGTTCCACTAACAATGAGGATTGTACCCATTGAAGAAACAGGTAAATATGTGGGGAAAGTGATGAGTGGTTTATTGATTGGGATTATGATTGCTCGCCCATTATCTATTGGAATAGCTGACTGGTTCGGTTGGAGAATGGTATTTCTTTTTTCATTAATCACGCTAGTTGCCGTATTACTACTAATTATAAAATTTTTGCCCAACTATGAGGTAGTAACGTCTAGTAACATGTCATATCCAAATTTAATCGCTTCTATGGTGAAACTACTAATAAATACATCTCCTTTACAACAAAGAGCTTTTTATCACGCATGTTTATTCGCAACATTTAGTCTCTATTGGACAACAATGCCAATTTTATTAAGGTCTGAGCCATTAAACTTTTCAAATAATGAAATTGCATTAATTGGTTTTGTTGCAATAGCTGGAGCTTTATTAACTCCTACTATTGGTAAACTAGCAGATAAAGGTTATATATTTACAATGACTAATATATCAATGGTGCTCGTACTATTATCTATCGTACTATTATTTTTTGTTCAAGATCATTCACTATTTAGTGTAATTTTAATCCTTATCTCCGGAATTAGCATTGATATTGGTGTATCAGGAAATTTATTATTAGGTCAAAAAGTTATCTTTGGTTTGAAACCCGAGATAAGAAACAGACTTAATGGATTATATATGACTATTTTCTTTTTGGGAGGAGCCTTTGGTTCATGGATTGGAAGTTTTACTTACTATAAATTTAATAGTGAAGTAGCTTTACTCATTGGAACAGCTTTTCCTTTAATCGCCTTATTAGTTCATTTAATAAAAAATAATACAATAAATTTATCAAAAACCAATAGTAAATACATGCCCTAA
- a CDS encoding TetR/AcrR family transcriptional regulator — translation MGRSISFNKEHALDKAMYLFWKKGYDATYISDLIETMGISRSTLYDSFGDKDALFKLVLEHYKNYGSRKRNLLFSGINTKASLKSFFYQHIEKCYTDDIPKSCIITNSSLLIGHIDPSIEEILLNDFNELEKVFKQVIEEGKTKGEISQEANTELVAYSLLSLNHSINLMSKYKKEKNLAYNLVDKTIADL, via the coding sequence ATGGGTAGAAGTATTAGTTTTAACAAAGAACATGCTTTGGATAAAGCTATGTATTTATTTTGGAAAAAAGGTTATGACGCTACATATATCTCAGATTTGATTGAAACAATGGGAATAAGTCGATCTACTCTCTACGATAGCTTTGGGGATAAGGATGCATTATTTAAACTGGTTTTAGAACATTATAAAAACTATGGCAGCCGAAAGAGAAATTTACTTTTTAGTGGTATAAACACTAAAGCATCACTTAAATCCTTTTTTTATCAACATATTGAAAAATGCTATACAGATGACATTCCCAAAAGTTGTATTATAACTAACTCTTCACTGCTAATTGGACATATTGATCCTTCCATAGAAGAAATACTTCTGAATGATTTTAATGAACTTGAAAAAGTATTTAAGCAAGTCATTGAAGAAGGAAAAACGAAAGGAGAAATTTCACAAGAGGCTAACACTGAATTAGTTGCATATTCTTTATTAAGTTTAAATCATAGCATTAATTTAATGTCCAAATATAAAAAAGAGAAAAATCTAGCCTATAATCTGGTGGATAAGACTATTGCAGACCTATAG
- a CDS encoding MFS transporter produces MYLKVLKNNRNVLFYLLGAGTSNLGDVISGLAFLFIAYEITESSIYTTGVAISQVFPYLLFGLIGGVIADWVDKKKLLIIIDLLRIPLTLSLVLFYQLELLNYWHLIVVSFLIQCLGCFFNPAHRAILPLITSEEERSSVNSLLDTATRGITVLGPIVSLGLMNTINIVYFFTFDALTYLISAIFIYRIQLSEKSLTNENSSQRKVRDIFISIKDFSIWAKRQDTIRTIFIVTVIIVFFNTWVWQVGLLLQLVQTTPIGEELYSLLLGWYGAAVIAVNLLIPLIWKKLSVKIYLLGSLIWGIGILLLGFSYTIPLYFLGVLVAAIGLPISGLSRVYLLQKYLPTGKLGRGFSFNAFLLYFSNAISLGVFGLISSFVSIRILFIICGLMMVFCSVVYLLNISRKVPGVIPYNRLNN; encoded by the coding sequence ATGTATTTAAAAGTTTTAAAAAATAATAGAAATGTTTTATTTTACCTATTAGGAGCTGGGACTTCTAATTTGGGGGATGTTATTTCTGGGTTAGCCTTCTTATTTATAGCTTATGAGATAACAGAATCAAGTATATACACAACTGGAGTTGCAATTTCACAAGTTTTCCCTTACCTTTTATTTGGATTGATAGGAGGAGTAATTGCTGATTGGGTAGATAAAAAAAAGCTATTAATAATAATCGACCTTTTAAGAATACCTCTAACATTATCACTGGTGTTATTTTATCAATTAGAGTTATTAAATTATTGGCATTTAATAGTAGTGAGCTTTCTAATTCAGTGCTTAGGTTGTTTTTTTAATCCTGCCCATAGGGCTATTTTGCCCCTTATTACAAGTGAAGAGGAAAGATCTTCTGTTAATAGTTTGCTTGATACAGCTACAAGGGGAATTACTGTGTTAGGGCCAATTGTTAGTTTAGGACTAATGAATACAATTAACATTGTATATTTTTTTACATTCGATGCATTGACATATCTTATAAGTGCAATCTTTATCTATAGAATTCAATTATCAGAAAAAAGTCTAACAAATGAAAATTCAAGTCAAAGGAAAGTAAGAGATATATTTATCTCAATAAAGGATTTTTCAATTTGGGCGAAAAGACAAGACACAATCCGAACAATTTTTATAGTAACAGTAATCATTGTGTTTTTTAATACATGGGTGTGGCAAGTTGGTTTATTATTGCAGCTTGTACAAACAACTCCAATTGGAGAGGAATTGTATAGCTTACTTTTAGGATGGTATGGTGCTGCTGTCATTGCCGTTAATCTACTTATCCCATTAATTTGGAAAAAATTAAGCGTGAAAATTTATTTGCTTGGTTCATTGATTTGGGGTATAGGTATTCTCCTTTTAGGATTCTCCTATACTATCCCATTGTATTTTTTAGGAGTATTAGTTGCAGCAATTGGCTTACCTATATCTGGTTTATCAAGAGTATATTTGTTGCAAAAATATCTTCCAACTGGAAAATTAGGCAGAGGCTTTAGTTTCAATGCATTTCTTCTATATTTCTCAAATGCAATTTCTCTTGGTGTGTTCGGATTGATTTCTTCATTCGTGTCTATAAGGATCTTATTTATAATATGTGGACTTATGATGGTTTTTTGTTCCGTTGTTTATTTATTAAACATTTCTCGAAAAGTACCAGGTGTCATACCATATAATCGTCTGAATAATTGA
- a CDS encoding helix-turn-helix transcriptional regulator, with amino-acid sequence MSQTKLLLNTDNGVFLLKKDFNQESNWRSDDCYKFIYSLNGSINYQTYRNQITLNNQQFLLLNPQDEHKQLAVDKRKFLVELKPSFINKVSQSIYSLYNDIQFASCIQKNPQITNWVKYVLEYVQLEKDDKKSTKLFLDHSFTQLALMLLKSAVGSHTQDINLKYYKTISPQIYKTILALKEGYQYSWTLDEMAEISSLGKYQFAHYFKDIIGISPYSWLQTYRVIRSQEMLKKTNKTILEIAMDSGFSSVTVYNQLFRRLYGMTPGTFREMFNK; translated from the coding sequence GTGAGTCAAACAAAATTATTACTAAATACTGATAACGGAGTTTTTTTATTAAAAAAAGATTTCAACCAAGAGAGCAATTGGCGTTCAGATGATTGTTATAAATTTATATATTCTTTAAATGGGAGTATAAATTATCAAACTTACAGAAATCAGATAACCCTTAATAATCAACAATTCCTTTTATTAAACCCGCAAGATGAACATAAACAATTGGCAGTAGATAAAAGGAAATTTTTGGTTGAGTTAAAGCCTTCTTTTATTAATAAAGTTTCGCAATCTATATATTCTCTGTACAATGATATTCAATTTGCTTCATGTATCCAGAAAAACCCTCAGATAACAAATTGGGTAAAGTATGTATTGGAATATGTACAACTTGAAAAAGATGATAAAAAATCTACGAAATTATTTTTGGATCATAGTTTCACTCAATTGGCCCTAATGTTGCTAAAAAGTGCAGTTGGAAGTCATACACAGGACATAAATTTGAAATACTATAAAACAATTAGTCCACAAATTTATAAAACAATACTAGCTTTAAAAGAAGGTTATCAATATTCTTGGACCTTAGATGAAATGGCAGAAATATCGAGCTTAGGCAAGTATCAATTTGCCCATTATTTCAAGGATATCATAGGGATTTCCCCATACTCTTGGCTACAAACTTATCGAGTAATTCGAAGTCAGGAAATGCTTAAAAAGACAAATAAAACAATATTAGAAATAGCAATGGATAGTGGTTTTTCATCTGTTACTGTTTACAATCAATTATTCAGACGATTATATGGTATGACACCTGGTACTTTTCGAGAAATGTTTAATAAATAA
- a CDS encoding short-chain dehydrogenase has translation MKHALVVGGTGMLSNVSLWLLAKEYHVSIVARNSGRMKKLIEKSGMKSNVTPIMVDYKNYDELQKKVHSTIEQNGDIDIVVAWIHSDAPDALEIIAKEVSINKNQWELFHVLGSSSDLSKIKREVRMTERCLYYQVQLGFVIEGANSRWLTNKEISDGIIEAIKKKKKILTIGQIEPWDKHP, from the coding sequence ATGAAGCATGCATTAGTAGTTGGCGGAACAGGAATGTTATCAAATGTGTCACTCTGGCTATTAGCTAAAGAATATCATGTGTCGATAGTTGCAAGGAATTCAGGACGTATGAAGAAATTAATAGAAAAGTCAGGTATGAAAAGTAATGTGACACCAATAATGGTTGATTACAAAAATTATGATGAATTACAAAAGAAAGTGCATTCAACAATAGAGCAAAATGGTGATATTGATATTGTAGTAGCATGGATTCATTCAGATGCACCAGATGCACTTGAGATAATAGCAAAGGAAGTTTCAATAAATAAAAATCAATGGGAATTATTCCATGTTTTAGGAAGTAGTTCAGATTTAAGTAAAATTAAGAGAGAAGTTAGAATGACTGAGAGGTGTTTATATTACCAGGTTCAATTGGGATTTGTAATTGAGGGTGCTAATTCACGGTGGTTAACAAATAAGGAAATTTCAGATGGGATCATTGAAGCGATTAAGAAAAAGAAGAAGATACTAACCATTGGTCAAATTGAACCTTGGGATAAGCACCCTTAA
- a CDS encoding DnaA N-terminal domain-containing protein: MNDSSIEKDSQDLWEIILVEISNYISKSSFDTWIAPSSGEITEGNTLVITAANDFACDWIKERYKQLFFDVLKELTGQEFKIEITSREEENTNTEEMDKKQALAYMLLACKDIGLPSNQVKLLYSTMLSQFDSYTPGIAKSEGMKWFNSLNIRNENKIDILKDVNSPMTEVPRRRLNLVLPEIVESNSTKRLRAQNERIRRDLERMQSGPGDLDTNMRRFEMINNNNRLYIRSLYLAG; encoded by the coding sequence ATGAATGATTCAAGCATAGAAAAAGATTCACAGGATTTGTGGGAGATAATTTTAGTAGAAATCTCCAATTATATATCAAAATCATCATTTGATACTTGGATTGCCCCTTCATCTGGTGAGATAACTGAAGGAAACACATTGGTAATAACAGCAGCAAATGATTTTGCTTGCGATTGGATTAAGGAGAGATATAAGCAGCTATTCTTTGATGTGCTAAAAGAATTAACAGGTCAGGAGTTTAAAATAGAAATAACCTCTCGTGAAGAAGAAAACACTAATACTGAAGAAATGGATAAGAAACAGGCTTTGGCATATATGCTTCTAGCATGCAAGGATATTGGCTTGCCCTCGAATCAGGTAAAACTACTTTATTCAACTATGCTTTCTCAGTTCGATTCGTACACGCCTGGAATAGCTAAAAGTGAAGGAATGAAATGGTTTAATTCACTTAATATTAGGAATGAGAATAAGATTGATATCCTCAAAGACGTAAATTCGCCTATGACAGAAGTTCCACGGAGAAGGTTAAATCTTGTACTACCAGAGATAGTAGAATCTAATAGTACAAAAAGATTGCGTGCTCAGAATGAGCGAATTCGTAGAGATTTAGAACGTATGCAAAGTGGCCCGGGGGACCTGGATACTAATATGAGACGGTTTGAAATGATTAATAACAACAACCGTCTATATATAAGAAGTCTCTATTTAGCTGGATGA
- a CDS encoding four helix bundle protein yields the protein MQLTKKEISNPRKQEVYKRALRFRRDIYAIVKEFPDIERYNLCDQLRRASASVPANFSEGFRNYYYGKEKDRLNTALGSTAEIQAFLDMAIMEKYISREQYEKLDDDAEVIFGMLLGMIQEIDKVLDKEGQEEEE from the coding sequence ATGCAACTTACCAAAAAGGAAATATCCAATCCAAGAAAACAAGAGGTTTACAAGCGAGCATTACGGTTTAGAAGAGACATCTACGCAATAGTTAAGGAATTTCCAGACATAGAAAGGTACAATTTGTGTGACCAGTTACGCCGTGCTTCAGCAAGTGTACCAGCCAATTTTAGTGAAGGATTTCGGAACTACTATTATGGAAAGGAAAAAGATCGCTTGAATACAGCCCTCGGTAGCACGGCGGAAATACAGGCCTTTCTCGATATGGCGATTATGGAAAAGTATATATCACGAGAACAATATGAGAAGCTAGATGACGATGCCGAAGTTATTTTCGGTATGCTACTAGGAATGATCCAGGAAATTGATAAAGTCCTGGATAAGGAAGGGCAAGAAGAGGAGGAGTAG
- a CDS encoding Pycsar system effector family protein produces MNNTNNFQTPERDHLCSQLDRHLDWIKSCDTKSSIVLAVVGIFFTLFTSQHSIEMLMKIVTLSITNINFSNFLFLFLFITAWSFFIFGTYCLIRVLVPRLSRDVNLNHNVDVNSSLYFFESISQNKFSEYKERIYSLSKEDEIDDLLAQIYVNANISTIKYTYYNKGIKFTFFGIAMILFLFVVGVILVKVGGM; encoded by the coding sequence ATGAATAATACAAATAATTTTCAAACCCCTGAAAGAGATCATTTGTGTTCACAATTAGATAGACACCTAGATTGGATTAAATCTTGTGATACCAAATCTTCTATTGTGCTAGCTGTAGTGGGTATATTTTTTACTCTTTTCACTTCACAACATTCAATAGAAATGTTAATGAAAATAGTGACTCTTTCAATTACAAATATTAATTTCTCAAACTTTCTCTTCTTGTTTCTTTTTATTACAGCTTGGTCCTTTTTTATTTTCGGGACCTATTGTTTAATTAGAGTATTAGTACCAAGGCTTTCAAGAGATGTTAATTTAAACCATAACGTAGACGTGAACAGCTCATTGTATTTTTTTGAAAGTATTTCTCAAAACAAATTTTCTGAGTATAAAGAAAGGATCTATTCACTTTCAAAAGAAGATGAAATTGACGACCTCCTTGCTCAAATATATGTAAACGCTAATATATCGACCATTAAATATACCTATTACAACAAAGGCATTAAATTCACTTTCTTTGGAATTGCAATGATATTATTTCTATTCGTGGTGGGAGTTATACTTGTAAAAGTAGGAGGGATGTAA
- a CDS encoding adenylate/guanylate cyclase domain-containing protein produces the protein MKELVYDYKERKEKVEEILDNTDGVNEVKQFPRDEDFTYTNGYKAWASAIFIDLRDSTSLFTKKDDVEISKVIRGFTSEIIEILRRELDGNELKEIGIRGDCVFAVYSTPVKDDIYEIASRSFYVNTYMKMLNILLEERGLPSIKAGIGLSTSVTLAVKAGRKSSGINNLVWIGKSVATAAKLSDLGNKNGVGPIVMSSLFYNNMIDIQINKNAKKDVKSWYTKANDAKFGDYYHANITKTEFNEWITNGMK, from the coding sequence ATGAAAGAATTAGTTTATGATTATAAAGAGAGAAAAGAGAAGGTAGAAGAAATTTTAGACAACACTGATGGAGTAAATGAGGTAAAGCAGTTTCCTAGAGATGAAGACTTCACATATACCAATGGTTATAAAGCATGGGCAAGTGCTATTTTTATAGATTTAAGAGATTCTACTTCATTATTTACTAAAAAAGATGATGTGGAAATATCCAAAGTGATTCGAGGTTTTACTTCGGAAATAATTGAGATACTCAGAAGAGAATTAGATGGAAATGAATTAAAGGAAATTGGTATCCGTGGTGATTGCGTATTTGCAGTTTATTCAACTCCTGTTAAAGACGATATATACGAAATCGCAAGTCGCTCTTTTTATGTAAACACGTATATGAAAATGTTGAATATTTTGTTAGAAGAAAGAGGATTACCAAGTATAAAAGCCGGAATCGGTTTATCTACCAGCGTAACTCTTGCTGTAAAAGCCGGCCGTAAAAGCTCAGGTATAAATAATCTTGTTTGGATTGGTAAGTCGGTAGCAACCGCTGCCAAGTTATCCGATTTAGGGAATAAAAACGGTGTAGGACCTATTGTAATGTCAAGCCTATTTTACAATAACATGATAGATATACAGATCAATAAAAATGCCAAGAAAGATGTAAAATCCTGGTATACAAAAGCAAATGATGCTAAATTTGGGGATTATTATCATGCAAACATAACAAAGACTGAATTTAATGAATGGATTACAAATGGTATGAAATAG